AGAATACTTCTACAGCCCAGTTTTTTTATTTCTTTTCCGGCAGCATAAAGATCTTCCAGGGTTTCAACTTTCATCTGTGCTAAAATAGCGGCTTCATCCATATTTGGAGTAATTACATCTGCGATCGGGAAAAGCTTTTCTGTGATAGCTGCTATCGTGTCCTCCTCAATCAGTCGGTGGCCACTTGTTGCTACCATTACGGGGTCGAATACAATTGGGATTTTTTTGTATTTAGCCAGTGTTGAAACAATGGTTTCTACCAGCTTAGGCGTATGCACCATTCCAATTTTTATAGCATCGGGAAAAATATCATCCAGAATAGCTTCAATCTGATCCGCTACCGCTTCTACCGGAATGGGATATATTTTCCTTACACCCTGAGTATTCTGTACAGGTAAAGCAGTCAAAACCGATGTTGAGAAACATCCCAGAGCAGAAGCTGTTTTAATATCAGCCTGGATGCCTGCGCCACCACTTCCGTCAAATCCTGCAATCGTTAAAACCGATGGATAGGTATATTTTTTCATTTTAAAATTTCATTTTTTAATTGATAGGCTGCTTTTTGAGGGTCAGAAGCATGACAAATAGCAGAAACCACAGCAAGACAGTCTGCCCCAGCATTCATCACTTCCTTTGCGTTTCCCAAATAAATATTGCCGATGGCTACTAAAGGTTTTTCCGTAAGCTGCCTGATCGTCTTAATTCCTTCAAGTCCCCATTCTGTTATCGTATCCGTTTTCGTATCCGTTCTAAACACAGGGCTGATTCCCAGATAATCTGAAACGGCGGTTTCTTCATTGTTTAGCTGAGAAAGATATTCAATAGAATAGCCGATCATTTTTTTGGTAAGAAGAGGGCGTTGTCTTAAATAAACGGGCGGATCATCACTGTTACCCACATGAATGCCTGCTGCATTTACCTTTTCTGCAACTTCTATATTATCATTAATGATCAGTGGAATAGAATATTTATCCGTAATTTCAATAAGTTGTAAAGCTTTTGTCAGAAACGAATCTGTACTGCTGTTTTTTTCTCTCAGCTGGATCACATCAACTCCGCCAAGAATTGCCTGTTCGGCAACCTGTAGGAAATTTCTTCCCATACAATCTGCCTCAGAAATCACCAGATAAAGCTGATAGGGAAAAGAATTTAAGCTCATTTTCGCTCTATCTTTAAACGGTTGACAAATTCCTGCTCAGTAATAGTGTATAGTTTATCAATCAGATGAATCTGGAGACTTCCGGGACCTTTACTTTCCTCAGCAGCCAGTTCTCCAGCGATCCCAATTAATGCCATGGCAGCCGCTACAGCTAATACTTTATCTTCTGCAACTCCTATGAATGCACCGATTAAAGCGGTGGCAGAACATCCAAGACCCGTTACTTTAGTCATAAGAGGATCTCCGTTTTTAATGAAAACTTCCTGTTGGGTATCCAGAATAATATCAGTTTCACCGGAAATGCAGACAATGGTACCGTTTTGACTGACAAGACTTTGTGCAGCATCAACTGCTTCGTTGCTCTGTGCTGTACTGTCTACTCCCTTGGTGACGATTGTATGGGCTTTAGCCAATGCAATGATTTCAGAAGCATTCCCTCTGATGACGGTGGGTTTGTATTGCAGTAATTGATTTAAAACTTCATCCCGAAAAGAAGTAGCTCCAGCACCAACAGGATCTAGAACCCAGGGCTTCCCGGTTGAATGGGCTGTTTCAGCTGCCAGGATCATAGATTCCGACCAATATTCATCCAGGGTTCCGATATTGATGACCACCGAATGAGCGATACCGATCATTTCCTGAATTTCAGATTTTGCGTGCGCCATGATAGGAGAGGCTCCTACAGCCAAAAGGGCATTAGCGGTATTGTTCATCACCACATAATTGGTGATATTATGAACCAGAGGAGACTGTTGTCTGACAAGCTGTACCTGTTCCCAAAGAATTTTTTCCATTGTTATTATTTAAATAAAAATAGCTTCAGGAAAAATCCAAAACAAAAAGTACACTGTCAGCAATGTAATTTTGCTTTTCCCTACGTCGGTGTTAGCCGTATCAGGTTCAAAGGGACTCTCTCAATTCTTTTCAGAATACCCCTAAAGCAAAACAAATG
The Chryseobacterium sp. W4I1 DNA segment above includes these coding regions:
- the thiD gene encoding bifunctional hydroxymethylpyrimidine kinase/phosphomethylpyrimidine kinase yields the protein MKKYTYPSVLTIAGFDGSGGAGIQADIKTASALGCFSTSVLTALPVQNTQGVRKIYPIPVEAVADQIEAILDDIFPDAIKIGMVHTPKLVETIVSTLAKYKKIPIVFDPVMVATSGHRLIEEDTIAAITEKLFPIADVITPNMDEAAILAQMKVETLEDLYAAGKEIKKLGCRSILLKGGHQETSTITSLFYDEHEKYHAFESKKFKTNNTHGSGCTLSSAIAAYLAQGKSLYDSVSLGQHYVYQAIDNGKDVQTGHGNGPLNHFFNPQKLIKNEMV
- the thiM gene encoding hydroxyethylthiazole kinase; protein product: MEKILWEQVQLVRQQSPLVHNITNYVVMNNTANALLAVGASPIMAHAKSEIQEMIGIAHSVVINIGTLDEYWSESMILAAETAHSTGKPWVLDPVGAGATSFRDEVLNQLLQYKPTVIRGNASEIIALAKAHTIVTKGVDSTAQSNEAVDAAQSLVSQNGTIVCISGETDIILDTQQEVFIKNGDPLMTKVTGLGCSATALIGAFIGVAEDKVLAVAAAMALIGIAGELAAEESKGPGSLQIHLIDKLYTITEQEFVNRLKIERK
- the thiE gene encoding thiamine phosphate synthase, with product MSLNSFPYQLYLVISEADCMGRNFLQVAEQAILGGVDVIQLREKNSSTDSFLTKALQLIEITDKYSIPLIINDNIEVAEKVNAAGIHVGNSDDPPVYLRQRPLLTKKMIGYSIEYLSQLNNEETAVSDYLGISPVFRTDTKTDTITEWGLEGIKTIRQLTEKPLVAIGNIYLGNAKEVMNAGADCLAVVSAICHASDPQKAAYQLKNEILK